GCTTCAATCCATTCAGAAGCAGTGTAATTTTTATCACAATAATTTCTACCAGCTCGCTAAAGAATTCCCTTTAGAAATATTTTCTACTTGTTGGGGAATAAGCGCTATCAACATTAATGTTAAAAATGCTTATGGTATAGCTGGCCATGTTAGTGGGAATCAAGTTATTCACTCATCCTTAAGCAAGGAAGATACAGTATGACAAAAACACTAACAATTGAAATCCCTGACGAGCTAGAGCAGCAGTTATCAATCCAAGCTCAAGTGTTGCAAACCTCCCTTGAGAATGTGGTTTTGCGTTCACTATCTCAGTCTCTAAATTTCGCTCTTCCTTCTGCGACGCAAGCACAAAGTAGCCAGATTGAAGTGATTGAAATGCTGTTACGGTTACAAACAGCAGCAGACGCTGGAAATCCCACAGTTGAAGTTCATGCTACCCCAGCCACAATCTATGTAGCGGATGTTATGCAACAACAGCAATTGATCGCAGATGTGCAGCAAATACAAGATAAGGCACAGCACTGCTTATTAATTCAGATTCCATCAGATCAACAGTTATCTAAAATCTGTACTGAGTTGCTAGAACGATTTCGTTCTACAAAAGAGAACGCAGTCAGTGAACCAGCCTTAGCAGCAATATTTTCTCCTATTGTTGAGGATTTACAATCAGCGGATGCCTCGATTCGTCTCAAAGCCGTAGAGAAGCTGAAAGATTTAGGACGCCAGTCAGCCTAAATCTAAAATGACTGTTCAAGATACGGCTATAGAAATCTTGTGTGAGGTTTTACTGACTGATACTTCACCGTTGATTCGTTGCTACGCTGCCCAAGCATTAGGTGAGATTGATCAAGATAATGCAGCAGCCATAACAGCGTTAGGAATAGCGGCTCGTCAAGATCCAGAAGCAATTGTTCGAACAATGGCCGTGTTAGCAATCTCAAATCTCTGTCGTTCAACCCAACCTCAAAAAAAGATGCCCGAGAACAATACTCCTAAAGTGCAAATGACCTTCAATGCTCCGGTTAATTATCCAGTCGGTAATGTCGAAGGTGATATGGTGGTGAACGCTAATTCCTCTGAGCAGACGCAAGCTGTGTCAGATATGGCGCAGTTGTTGCAAGATCTCTATCAGCAGCATCCCCATGTATCCCAAGCCGGAGTAACCGACCTCCTCCAAACAGAAATCAAACAGATCCAGCAAGATCAGCCTCAACGTTGGCAAGCAATTTGGCGAGGTTTACTCAATCCTAAACGCTGGCGGAGTGGTGGCAAAGCGGCGCTGATTAAAGCGGGAGAGCATTTTACCGAAGAGAGTCTATGGGGTAAGGCTGCGATCGCATTTTTAGAACAGTTCAGTGAAGAAACGGATTCAGAATAAATGCCACCTGTTCCTATTTGGGGAGTTAGATGAGGTTATCTCAGCCCCTAATTCTCATGATCGGCAATCCCATGGCCGATCACAAAATCAGCTGCTCCATAGCGCTCGTGATTGTTATTATTTAAACACCACTTGGATCCAACGAATCTATGACGGCAAAAGAGCGACTCCTTCGTGAAGTTGAGCAGGCACCCGAGGAACTCTTGGAAGAGGTCTTAAATTTCTTACTCTTCACAAAGTCGAAACAAGCAACTGAGCAGCCTCTACCTCATAACAGTGCAGTGCAAACTGCCCATGAAGCAAAAGAGACCAATAGTACATCCCTTATTTGGGATAGCTTTTCCAGCTTTACTGAGAACATCCCTGAGGACGTCCTAGATCAGCTGCCGACAGATGGCGCTGAGCAACACGACCACTACATCTATGGAACGCCTAAACGGCCCTGATGCAGCTTATTTTCGCGGATACGTTTTACTGGACAGCTTTAATCAACCCTCGCGATCAGTGGCATCAGCAGGTTAAAGCTTTAAGCCCTAAGTTATTTCAACAACATTTGGTCACAACGGATGAGGTCTTGATTGAGTTTCTCAACTTTTTCTCTACCTCTAATGCCTATATGCGTAATGGCGTGGCCGAATCAAGTGCAGAATATTTTGAATAGTCGTCAGGTTCAGGTTATGGCTCAAACTCGTGATTCTTTCTTAGATGGGTTGAGTCTGTATGCCCAACGGCTAGACAAAGGTTACAGTCTGACAGATTGCATCTCTATGCAGACAATGAAGCGACAAGGAATCATGCAAATACTCACTCATGATAAGCACTTTGCACAAGAGGGCTTTGAAATTCTCTTGAAATAACTGCCTAAAACAGAAAATACCGCTGAGCCATCGGCAAAACCGTTGCAGGCTCACAGGTTAGAAGCTCACCATCGGCTCTGACTTCATAGGTTTCTGAATCCACCTCAATTTTCGGCAATGCATCATTTAACTTCATATCCGCCTTACTGAGATTGCGGGTATTGGAGATGGCAACGACATGTTTCTGCAAGCCAATCTGGTCAGGCACACCTTTTTCCATTGCCGCTTGGGAGACAAAGGTGAGTGATGTGGCTGCGATCGCACCCCCGAATCCACCAAACATGGGTCGCATATGCACTGGTTGCGGTGTGGGAATACTGGCATTAGCATCCCCCATTTGGGACCAGGCAATAAAGCCGCCCTTAATCACCATTTCCGGTTTAACACCGAACATGGCAGGCTTCCACAAACAGAGATCAGCCAGTTTACCCACCTCCACCGAACCGACATGGTCGGCAATGCCGTGGGTGATGGCAGGATTAATCGTGTACTTAGCGACATAGCGCTTCGCTCGATGATTATCATTGCGATCGCAATCTTCCGAAAGTGGCCCCCGCTGTACTTTCATTTTGTGACCCGTCTGCCAGGTACGAATAATCACCTCACCTACCCGGCCCATGGCCTGGGAATCCGAGGCAATCATACTAAACGCCCCCAGGTCATGGAGGATATCTTCAGCAGCGATGGTTTCTCGACGAATTCTAGATTCAGCAAACGCCACATCCTCAGGAATACCTGCATCGAGGTGGTGGCACACCATCAGCATATCCAAGTGCTCATCTAGGGTATTGACGGTGTAGGGCCGGGTCGGATTCGTGGAGGACGGAAGGACATTGGCTTCTCCACAGACTTTGATAATATCCGGGGCATGGCCACCCCCAGCCCCTTCCGTGTGATAGGTGTGAATCACACGGTTTTTAAAAGCTGCAATGGTATTCTCGACGAAGCCTGCTTCATTTAAGGTGTCCGTGTGAATCGCCACCTGGACATCAAATTCGTCGGCAACGCTCAAGCAGGTATCTATAGCAGCAGGGGTGGTACCCCAGTCTTCATGCAGCTTCAGGCCCATGGCTCCTGCTTTGACCTGCTCCACTAAAGCAGCAGGCTGGCTGGAGTTGCCTTTGCCTAAAAAGCCTAAGTTCATAGGAAAGGCGTCGGCAGATTGCAGCATCCGATAGATATTCCAGGGGCCAGGGGTGCAGGTGGTGGCGTTGGTGCCTGCCGCAGGTCCTGTGCCACCACCGAGCATGGTCGTAACACCGGATGCGATCGCAACTTCAATTTGTTGGGGACAAATAAAGTGAATGTGGGAGTCAATCCCTCCCGCCGTCAAAATCATCCCCTCCCCGGCGATTGCCTCTGTACCTGGACCGATCACAATATCAATCTTGTCTTGGATATAGGGGTTACCCGCCTTGCCAATGGCCACAATCTTGCCGTCTTTAATGCCGATATCCGCCTTGACGATACCCCACCAGTCCAAAATCAGGGCGTTGGTAATCACCGTATCCACCGCACCATCGGCATTGGTAATTGGTGATTGGCCCATGCCATCGCGAATCACTTTACCGCCACCAAACTTGACCTCATCCCCATAGGTGGTATGGTCTTGCTCGACTTCAATAATCAGCTCAGTATCAGCCAGGCGAATGCGATCGCCCACCGTAGGGCCATAGGTTTCCGCATAGGCGCGGCGGTCCATTCGATATGCCATAGCTGCCCTTTATGAAGACTGATCCAGTAAATTCTAAATCGAACGGTAACGTTTGATCGCTGTAACCTTTACAAAACTCGATATTGGACCACAGCCATAAAGAGGTTGCCTCAGATTTAGCCCTTTAACCATTGGGGTGAGTCAATCTAGGACGCGTAGGGAAGCGCAACTGTAAAGGTTGTTCCTTGTCCAAGCTGACTATCAATCTTAATGGTGCCTTTTAGAGATTGAGTGACAATGTTATAGACAATATTGAGTCCTAATCCCGTACCTCCCCGATTGCGGGCAGTCGTAAAAAAGGGTTCATAAACCTTGGACAAATTTTCAGTAGAAATCCCGCAGCCATCATCACGATAGGTCAACAGGACCTGATCGTTCTGCTGTTCCAAATGAATCTGGAGTTGTCCAACCTCTCCAGGCTGATATGCATGTTTGATGGAATTCGTGACTAGATTTGTAATTACTTGAGCAAACACCCCTGGATCATGAGTGAGGACAATGGAATCATCCCCTGCCAAGTCTAAGGTGAGTCCTGACCGTCTTGCCTGGGGTTCTAAGCTGGTTACCACTTCTCCCACATAGTCTTTCAGATTAAACGTCCGCAGTTCACGATGGGACTGATCCACTGCAACTTGTTTGAAGCTTTGAATCAAGTCTCCGGCTCGGCCCAGATTGCTATTAATTAACTTTGTGCATCGACTGACCACATCAAGGTAATGGTTGAGGGTTGACCGCTTGAGTTGTCCTGTTTCTGCTGCGTTCACAAAGACTGCACTTTCATCGGCAAGGGTGGACGCTACCGTGATGGTATTGCCAATCGGCGTGTTTATTTCATGGGCGACCCCGGCCACAAGCGCCCCTAAAGCAGCCATTTTTTCGGATTCAACTAGACTCGCTTGAGCCGATTTCAGGGTTTCTAGGGTGTGCGAGAGTTCTTGAGTACGGTCTTGAACCCGTTGGTCTAGTTCAGTATTGAGTTGTCGCAGCTTTGCTTCTGCTGCTTTGCGATCGCGAATATCGCGACAATGCACCACATAATATTCACGACTAGAGAATTGAAGATAATTAAGGGCAATCTCCACAGGCAGCTCTTGCCCTTCCTTAGTGAGTAACTGAGCTTCAAACCTTAAACGTTGTTGTTCTCTAACCTTTTGTTGAAAGTCGTTCCATTCAGAATCATGGCCCGTAGCGTTTAGGTCTGTACTAGATAGTTGCAATAACTCTTCTAAGGCGTATCCTAGCAATTCACAGATTGCCCCATTGGCATAGGCGATACTCGAATCTGGATTGAACCAGAGAATGCCATCTACAGAATGATCCACCGAGAATTGGGTAAGGGACAGTTGCTGATTGAGCTGCTGAAGTTGCTCTGCTTTTTCGCGCTCCACATCATAGAGTTGACTGACATGGCAAAGCTGCAAATGCGTTCTAACGCGAGCTAAGAGTTCAGCTTCTTGAAACGGTTTGCTGATGTAATCAACGGCACCCATCTCAAAGCCATGGAGAATGCTTTGGGTATCTGAGCGAGCCGTAATAAAGATGATGGGAATGTTGGCCGTTGCTGCATTGGCTTTGATTTGTTGACAGACTTCAAACCCATCCATCACTGGCATTTGGATATCCAAAAGGATAAGGGCAGGAGGATGAGTATGGAGGCGTTTGAGGGCCCGTTCCCCACTAATAGCAGCGGCAACTCGATAACCTGCAGAAGACAAGGTTTCAGAAATAACCTCTAAATTGGCGGGGGTATCATCCACCACCATAATTTCAGTACTACTCTCCATCTGTTTGCTCCTGGGTCAAATACTCCTGGAGTAAGGTTTCTATTTCTTCCGTACGATACTGTTTAGCTAACTTCAGCAGAGGTTCAGCGAAAGGGAGATACTGAATATCTGTTTCAACCAAATGTTCCAAGTGTTCCCTGAGATCACCGACATTATCCATTTGGGCAAAGGTCAGCAAGGTTTTCAGAATGTGTGATGCGGGCATCACCATTTGAGACTCAGAGATGACCTGGGTTTCAAGTTCTCCAGATTGATCCTCATACACCCAGGCCAAATTCAATTGCTCAGCTAACACTCGAAATAATGCCTGGGCATCAACCGGTTTAGTCAGGAAGGTATCCCCCCCGCGCTCTACCGCCAGTTGCTGATCGGTTGGTCCAACAGATGCCGAAGAAACTATCACTGGAATCCCTTTAAAAGAGGTGAAAGCAGCATCATGGCGCAGGTGCTGTAGAAATTCAAAGCCATCCATCACCGGCATCGCTAAATCTAGAATCACCGCATCGGGTTGACAAACCTGAAGTTTTTCCAACCCCTCTTCTCCATTCGTGGCTTCTACAATTTCAAACTCAAGCTGGGCTAGCAGGTTTTGAATGACGGCTCGATTTTCCCAGCGATCATCCACCACTAATAGGGTGCGACGATCTCCTAAATAGCCCACGACTGGCTGGGAAGGAGATTCAGTCACTGTCATAGCCCCCTCTTGGGCCAGTGGAACCGTCACACAAAAGGAGAATTCACTACCCGCCCCCAGCTGGCTCGATACTTGTATGTCTCCCCCCATGAGTTGCACAATCCGTTGGCTAATCGCTAATCCTAACCCGGTACCTTCGGTATGATTGCGTGGATCGCCAACCTGCTCAAACGCCTTAAAGAGTCGAGACAATTGTTCGGTGGCAATACCAACCCCTGTATCAATAATTGCAAATCTGAGGGTTGCTTGACCTGCATTAGCCTCAAGCTGCAATATCTGGAAGATCACACTACCTGTTTCAGTAAACTTGAGGGCATTGCCCATCAAATTAATCAACACCTGCCGGAATCGCTTCTCGTCTATCTCTACCCCTTTGGGAAGATCATTATCCAGTTGAAACAGGAGTTCAATGCCTTTCTGGGTCGCTTTAAGGTGGAACATATCCAACACTGAGGATAGCAATGTCAGTAAATCGGTTGGATGGGGCTTGAGTTCTAACTTGCGGGCTTCAATTTTGGATAAGTCAAGGATGTCGTTAATGAGGGTTAATAAATGCGACCCACATTGATGAATGACTTCAAGTCCCCGCTTATCTTTTGACGAGATTTGGTTGGAGCGGTTGAGGATTTGGGCATACCCAAGGATGCCGTTTAGGGGAGTTCTGAGTTCATGGCTCATATTGGCCAAAAATTCACTTTTGGCCTGGTTGGCACTATCTGCTATTTCTTTAGCCTCTGCTAGGGCAGAAATCATTTGCTCTAGGGCTGCTGTCCGTTCAGATACCCGCGCTTCCAGTTCTTCATTGATATTTTTGAGGGTTTGTTCCGCTTCTTTGAGCTGGGTAATATCCTGAATAGTGCCCAGGATACCAATCACGTAGCCTTCTGCATCCTTAAGAGGAGATTTATTCGTTTCTATCCAAGTTTCTTCATTGTCTGCTGTCAACTGGGATTCAATGATGCCCAGCTCTGCTTGGCCTGTTGCCATCACCCGGCGATCGCACTCTAAATAGAACGCTGTTTCTTCGGGTTTCCAGGGCAAATCTACATCCCTCATCCCTGAAATTTCATTGGGGTGAATCAATCCTGCCACCTTAGCAAACGCCTGGTTACATCCCAAATAAACCGATTGTCGGTTCTTCCAAAACACCATTTGTGGAATCGTATCAAGCACCAATTGCAAGAGCTGCTTAGACTCATAGAGTTCTTGTTCTGCAGCCTTGCGCTCGGTGATATCTGCGGCAATACCAACCGTCCCTGCCATTCTCCCTTGCTCATCTTGAAAGGGCGTTTTAGTCGTCTCTAGCCAGCCTACTGTCCCATCAGCTTGGGAAAACGGTTCTTCAACCCTTTTGCGGTGCCCAGAAGCCATCACTTTGAAATCATCCTCTCGATAGCTTTGGGCCATATCCTGTGGCCAAATATCATAATCCGTCAGACCCATAATTTCACCGACCGACAACCCGCAAGCCTGAGCAAACGGCTCGTTGACCGCAATAAAGTGGCTGTTTGCATCCTTGAGCCAAGCCATCTGGGGAATGTTATTCAGGAGCGCCTTGAGTTGAGTTTGCTGTTCTATCAGAGCCTGCTCAGCTAATTTACGATCGCTAATATCCACTGCAATTCCGACCGTGCCAGCAAACTGTCCTTGGGGATCACGGAATGGTGTCTTTGCCGTTTCTAACCATCCCCAGCTTCCGTCTCCTCGCAGCGTCTTTTCCTCAACCACTTTGCGGGTTCCGGAATGGAGGACCTGTAGGTCATCATGCTGGTAACCTTGGGCAATGTCGGCAGGCGAAAAGTCAAAGTCGGTTTTGCCCACCATGCTGGCTGGCGAGGTATTGAGCATTTGGGCCAAGGGCTCATTCACGGCAATAAATCGACTCTCTGCATCCTTAATCCAGGCAATATGAGGAATATTATTGAGGAGGGCTTCAAGGTGATTTTGTTTGAGGATTAATTCCTGTTCAGCCGCCTTGCGATCGCTAATATCTCGCACCCGAACAAAGTTATATTCTTCTCCTTCAAACTCTAAGTAATTCACCACCACTTCCACGGGGAAAAGCTGTCCATCCCTATTTTGATGGTAGGACTCGAGGCTGAAACTCCCTTGTGCCTTCACAGCTTGCCAATGGGGTTGCCAAAACTCTGACGAGATCGTGGGATTCACATCAAAGACGGACATTAACATAAGGTCATCAATGGAATACCCATGCATCCGAGACGCCGCATGATTGGCATAGGCAAAACCGCCATCGGGTTTGATCCAAAAGATACAGTCGGCAGCGTTATCAACGGAATATTGGGTAAATTGCAATACTTTTTCAGCCGCTTTGCGATCGCTAATATCTTGCACTTCTGCGAATATGTACCCCTCCCCTTCATATTCCAGATAGTTACCCATTATTTCTACGGGGAACGTCGAGCCATCTTTCGCTTTAAAAAGGGATTCAAATCGTTCGTATCCATTGAGACTGAGTTTTTCCCAATAGTTTGACCAGATCTCGGTTGGGAAAAGGGGGTCGATATCCCAAATAAACATCTGCTTCAGCTCATCCGGGGGATAGCTTAAGGCTGCACAGGCCGAACGATTGACATTGATCAGACTGCCTGTCCGGTTAATCCAAAAAATACTAGTCGCCGTATTCTCAGATGCAAATTGAGTGAGGATACGCTCTTTTTCAGCTGCTTTTCGTTCACTAATATCTTGAACTTGGGCAAATAAATAACCAATCCCCTGATCAGGGGCAGCGCAAGAAAATCAAGCCTCTGAAAGGCTAGACTGTAAAGGAATAGAAGCACCTAGAACTTTGAGCATATACGCTTCATCCATGCTCGCCCGTTTTAGTTTTTGACGGGTACTTTTCTTAAAGGACGTTTCTTGATTCAGGAGGTTGATGCTCCAGCGCTTCAGGATGGCCATGTTTTCCGGCGCATGTCCTGTGCGGATACGGCTGGCATCTTCGCCAAAGGTCACATCTAAGACCCAGTGGAGTTGGTTCTCAATCGACCAATGCTGGCGGATGGCTTTGCCCAACTGCTGAGCAATGGGCGGTAGAGAACTGATGTAAAACATCACCTCATAGGTGGTTTTGTTCCACAAGTGGCGGGTCCGAGCGACCTTGACGATGCTTTGCAAGCCCTTCCACTGCGCCTGCTTGTACAGAGGACCCATTTTTTGAAGGGACACCGCCCAAACTTGTCGTTTCTCGCGACGATGGTGTCCGGCTTCCACCCGCACATCATAGCTGTACTCAATGCCCTTAAACTCATTCGCTTCAGCCGTTTCAAACCATTGCTCAACCTGCTCAAACAGCGTGGGATGATTCTCTTTGAGGGCCAGTACATAGTCTGCGCCTTTGGCCTGAATGCGACAGGCAATCTCGTGCTGAGTCCCCATCGCATCAATGGTGATAATGCACCCGGCAATGTCTAACAGCTCTAAAAGGGCTGGGATCGCCGTAATTTCATTGCTCTTGTCCTCGACTTTGACCTGTCCCAGAAACAATCGATACTCACTGGCCCAAGCACTGACCAGATGCAAGGCAGATTGGTCTTGATTGCGGTCATAAGAGCCTCTGAGTTGTTTGCCATCAATCGGGATCACTTGAGCGCCGAGGGCCGTCACCACATGATCCAGCCAGTTCTGGAAACTCCGCTCAAAGGCAGCGGGGCTAATACGCTCAAACACTCGTCGATAGGTGTCTGCTGTCGGTATCCCGGACGGTAAGCTCAGAAAACTCGACAACCAACTCTGATGACTCATACCATAGGTTTCAATGTCTTCCCATCCCTGTGCGCCACCTAAACTGGCCAATAGTCCGATCACGACGATACTGACAAACGGATGCTGCACACCTTGGCCTCCCCGTGGATCAGTTAACTCTTCAAAGCACTCGGTCAGTTGCTCATAAGCCTGATCGCAATCCGTAGCAGGCAGGAGTGGCGAGGATGAATCAGTGGAAGCTGGTGAGGAAGGGGTCTTGCTGAAACCTGTAGCCATGGGAAACCCTTTTAACACAATGGAGTTCCATAGCATATTAACGCCTCATTTTTCTTGCGCTTACCCTGATCCCCTGATACTCAATGTAGTTACTCATGATTTCCACAGGGAAAATCGTTTTATCTTTTGCTTGATGAAAAACCTCAAATCTTGAGTAGCCTTTTTTGCTAATTTCAGTCCAGTGATCTGACCAATCTTCCGCAAAAAAACCAGGCGTAATATCCCAAACGCAAAGATTACACAGCTCATCTGGATCATAGCCTAAGCGAATACAGGCGGACTCATTGACACTAATAAACTGGCCATCTGAGTTGATCCAAAAAATTCCAATTTCTGTATTTTCAAGGGCAAACTTTGTGAGAATAAGCTCCTGCTCTCTTACTTTGCGTTCGCGAATATCTCGCACAATTTTAGAGGCACCGATCACTTCACCTTGACGGTCAATTAAAGGAGAAATAGTTACTGAGATATCAATGGGATACCCCATTTTGTGGAGCCGAATCGTTTCAAAGTGCTCAATACACTCCTTATTCTTAAGACGAGCAATAATCTTGACCTCCTCCTTATACCGATCTGGAGGGAACAGCATCAGAATAGGCTGGCCCATTGCTTCAGCCTCGGTATAGCCAAATAGGTTAGTGGCCGATTGGTTCCAACTAGTGATGGTGCCATCAAGGGTCTTGGTAATAATGGCATCATCCGTAGATTCAACGACGGAGGCCAGTAGGCGAGAGTTGGCCTCCGCCTGCTCGTGCTCAGCTTCTAATCGCTTTTTCTCGCTGATATCCTGCACTAAACCAACGCTATAAATGGCTTCACCATCTTGCAAATCCACCAAAAAGACCGTTGTTTCAGACCAAAAATAGGTGCCATCTTTGTGCAGATAGCGTTTTTCCAAAGTGAAATCCTCAATCTCCTGGGCATAAAGCTGTTTGAGCTTTGCTTTAGACTCAGGGATATCGTCAGGATGAGTAAACTCAATCACCGACATCCCCAGAAGTTCAGCGCGGGAATAACCGATGAGCTGGCAAAAATGGTCGTTCACGCGGACACATTGCTGGGTGCTAATATCAACCTCTAAGAACCCCACGGCTGCTTGCTCAAACGTTGCTTTTGCACGGGCTTCACTCAAATGGAGGGCTGTCTCCATTTGTTTGCGATCACTAATGTCAAAAATCACTCCTTCAAAATATAGGCATTGATTTGATTCATTAAAAATGCCTTTTCCCTTTTCAGTGACCCAGCGGATCGAACCATCTCGATGAAGGATGCGATACTCCATTGAGAACGACTGTCGAGCAGCAACGGCTTTGGCTGCAATCTGATCCACCCGTTCAACATCATCAGGGTGAATAATGCTGGCGTAGCTACGATGTCGGTTATAAATAAAGTCAGCCGCAGGATAACCAGATAAGTCAGCAATGGCATCACTGACAAACTCTAGGGTCCAATCAGCATCATACTGACTACGGTAGACCGCACCGTCAAGATTGGAGAGCAGGTTACGGAATTTCGCCTCACTTTCTCGCAAAGAGATTTCAGCGGCCTTGCGATCGCTAATATCTCGGACAATACTGTGGAAGATCATTTCTTCCTGATATTGAATCGGCGTCAAGGTCACTTCTGCCCAAAAGGGTTCTCCATTGGCGCGTTGATGAAGCCACTCAAAGCGGGAACTCCCCCTTTGTAATGCTTCTTGCATCATTGACTGTGACTTCTCCAAGGAGCGTTGACTGTCAGCTTGTCGCTCCGGTGAAATTTCGGAAGGCTGCAGCCCGATGATTTCAGCTTTGTGGGCATATCCGAACAGATCAATAGCGGCTTGATTGCAATCAATAACCCCTCCTTCTGCCAACAAAAGGACGGCATCGGCGGCTTGATTAAATAAGGTTTGCAAACGCTGTTCTGATGCAGCTAATTGGGCGGTGCGATCGCGGACCCGTTCTTCCAAGTCCTGGTTAAGCTGTTCTAATGCCTGTTGCGCTTGCTGACGCTCTAGCTCTGCTGCTGCGCGCTCTCCAAAGACTTGCAGCACCATGCGAGCAAATTCTATATTCTCAATGGTCTCATAGTCTAATATGCAAATCACCCCAATCACTTGCCCTGTACGATCTTTCAAGGCAGTACCCAGATAACTATCGACCCCCATCTCGACTAAATCAGGGTCAAGGGGAAAGGCTTCCTGTACCCCACAAGGACAGTGATAATTGCCCTGCTGAATTGATGTTTCACAAGGGGTATGGGCCCTTGGATAGGTCAATTTTGCCTGTAACTGGTTATTGGTATACCAAGCTAAGGTTTCTAAGGTTTCTCCCCGAATTTGGGATATCAAAACATGGGCGCATTGCAAAGCGTTTGCCATTTGCTCTGCCAGAGTGGGAAACACGGCTTCTCCCGTCACTGACCCAGTGCTGAACAGGAGGTTTTCCAAGATATGTTTATTGTTCTGGAGTGCTTTCGTCCGCTCATCCACATGTTGCTCTAGTGTCTGAAATAGTCGGGCATTGGCTAATGCGATCGCAGCTTGAGTACAGAGAAAATTAAGAACAGTGATGCGATCGTGCGTAAATACCCCCGCCGCAGATTGATTTTGCAAATAAAGTAAACCGTTGAGGTGGCCTTGATGCAGAATCGGTAAGCACAGAACGCTCCGAGGCTGATGTTTCTGAAGATAATCGTCTATGATCGGCAAGTCAGT
The genomic region above belongs to Acaryochloris sp. CCMEE 5410 and contains:
- a CDS encoding ISAs1 family transposase; protein product: MATGFSKTPSSPASTDSSSPLLPATDCDQAYEQLTECFEELTDPRGGQGVQHPFVSIVVIGLLASLGGAQGWEDIETYGMSHQSWLSSFLSLPSGIPTADTYRRVFERISPAAFERSFQNWLDHVVTALGAQVIPIDGKQLRGSYDRNQDQSALHLVSAWASEYRLFLGQVKVEDKSNEITAIPALLELLDIAGCIITIDAMGTQHEIACRIQAKGADYVLALKENHPTLFEQVEQWFETAEANEFKGIEYSYDVRVEAGHHRREKRQVWAVSLQKMGPLYKQAQWKGLQSIVKVARTRHLWNKTTYEVMFYISSLPPIAQQLGKAIRQHWSIENQLHWVLDVTFGEDASRIRTGHAPENMAILKRWSINLLNQETSFKKSTRQKLKRASMDEAYMLKVLGASIPLQSSLSEA